In Cervus elaphus chromosome 5, mCerEla1.1, whole genome shotgun sequence, the following proteins share a genomic window:
- the LOC122693691 gene encoding cytochrome b-c1 complex subunit 9, which translates to MAAPTLTARLYSVLFRRTSTFALTIVVGALFFERAFDQGADAIYENINQGKLWKHIKHKYENKE; encoded by the exons ATGGCGGCCCCGACGTTGACTGCGAGGTTGTACTCGGTGCTGTTCCGCCGGACCTCTACTTTCGCCCTCACCATCGTCGTGGGCGCCCTGTTCTTCGAGCGCGCCTTCGATCAAGGCGCAGACGCGATCTACGAAAACATCAACCAGGGG AAGCTGTGGAAGCACATCAAACACAAGTATGAGAACAAGGAGTAG